A region from the Oceanidesulfovibrio marinus genome encodes:
- a CDS encoding methyl-accepting chemotaxis protein, producing the protein MSIKARLYFLLLLTLLGFLSFFTANLIGQRLIARLSRLENLALEGEVQVLQVRRHEKNLIMRDDLAYTDKAKEYLATLRATLDNIATDDQDNAEACRTAAAAVSAYETDLLALSDTMQTMGLSETQGLLGRFVAAARRMGDDIEASGDTGARIALLELRRQEKNVLQRGDGYVPAFRTRLDTLQDQVQRASAGALRDELEAYIAAFTQYAQGMARKRELTQTLVEQGRSMEPHMLKLRQYYTDKRRDLSSSIAMTTGAMELGLAVVICLLFWRIIRGIGFSLGSLQNYTQAVAGGDRNTMPTGVFQGEFAALRDDVTGMVGRLNETIAVAEEQQAEAASHAEKATRAEAEALELQRRAQSLYSGNLEVAERARHIAEELSGAAVSLSAMSEQVANGAVVQKDRMYETSTAMEQMNATVLEIARSASLAAEAAQAARENALQGADVVRKTGDSMQAVSRITNKLKDSMGLLGHDARGVGDVITVINDIADQTNLLALNAAIEAARAGEAGRGFAVVADEVRKLAEKTMTATHEVRQRISAIQDATNQALGGMDEVATVVGEASQHAESSGAALQCILDLASDTAGQVQSIAAASEEQSSASTQINSAVEEVTEIAAESALGMDKALVSSRGLADMSASLTRIITELSTNGSV; encoded by the coding sequence ATGTCCATTAAGGCTCGTCTGTACTTCCTGCTGCTGCTCACCCTCCTTGGATTTCTCAGTTTCTTCACGGCCAATCTGATTGGCCAGCGCCTGATAGCACGGTTGTCCCGGTTGGAGAACCTTGCGCTCGAAGGCGAGGTGCAGGTTCTTCAGGTGCGCCGGCACGAAAAGAACCTCATCATGCGCGACGACCTGGCCTACACGGACAAGGCCAAAGAATACCTGGCCACACTACGCGCCACGCTGGACAACATTGCGACGGATGACCAGGACAATGCCGAAGCGTGCCGCACGGCGGCAGCCGCCGTATCCGCCTACGAAACCGACCTGTTGGCCCTGAGCGACACCATGCAGACAATGGGGCTTTCCGAAACGCAGGGCCTGCTCGGCCGTTTTGTGGCGGCGGCGCGCCGGATGGGTGACGACATCGAGGCCTCCGGCGACACCGGAGCGCGAATCGCCCTGCTGGAGCTGCGGCGCCAGGAAAAGAACGTGCTCCAGCGCGGGGATGGGTATGTGCCGGCATTCCGCACCAGGCTCGATACGCTGCAGGATCAGGTGCAGAGAGCCAGTGCAGGAGCTCTGCGCGACGAGCTGGAAGCCTACATCGCGGCGTTTACGCAGTACGCCCAGGGCATGGCGCGCAAACGAGAGCTCACCCAGACGCTGGTAGAGCAGGGCCGCAGCATGGAGCCCCATATGCTCAAGCTTCGACAATACTACACGGACAAACGCCGCGATCTTTCCTCCTCCATCGCCATGACCACCGGCGCCATGGAGCTTGGTCTGGCCGTTGTCATCTGCCTGTTGTTCTGGCGGATAATCCGCGGCATCGGCTTTTCACTGGGGTCGCTCCAGAACTACACCCAGGCGGTGGCCGGCGGTGACAGGAACACCATGCCAACAGGCGTTTTCCAGGGCGAGTTCGCCGCGCTCCGCGATGACGTTACCGGCATGGTGGGACGGCTCAACGAGACCATCGCGGTTGCCGAGGAGCAACAGGCCGAAGCAGCGAGCCATGCCGAGAAAGCCACCAGGGCCGAGGCCGAAGCCCTGGAGCTGCAGCGGCGGGCCCAGAGTCTGTACTCGGGCAATCTCGAAGTGGCGGAGCGCGCCAGACATATTGCCGAGGAGCTTTCCGGAGCGGCCGTGTCGCTTTCGGCCATGTCCGAGCAGGTTGCCAACGGCGCCGTGGTCCAGAAGGACCGGATGTACGAGACGTCCACGGCCATGGAGCAGATGAATGCGACGGTTCTGGAGATAGCCCGCAGCGCCAGCCTGGCGGCGGAGGCGGCCCAGGCCGCGCGCGAGAACGCCCTGCAGGGCGCCGACGTTGTCCGCAAGACCGGCGACTCCATGCAGGCGGTCAGCCGGATCACGAACAAGCTCAAGGACTCCATGGGATTGCTGGGACACGACGCCAGGGGCGTCGGCGACGTCATCACCGTGATCAACGATATCGCCGATCAGACCAACCTGCTGGCGCTCAACGCGGCCATCGAGGCGGCCCGCGCAGGTGAAGCCGGCAGGGGCTTCGCCGTGGTGGCCGACGAGGTTCGCAAGCTCGCGGAAAAGACCATGACTGCGACGCACGAGGTGCGCCAGCGCATCAGCGCCATCCAGGACGCAACAAACCAGGCCCTGGGAGGCATGGACGAGGTGGCCACGGTGGTGGGCGAAGCCAGCCAGCACGCCGAGTCTTCCGGAGCGGCGTTGCAGTGTATTCTGGATCTGGCCAGCGACACGGCCGGGCAGGTGCAGTCCATTGCCGCGGCCTCGGAAGAGCAGTCCTCCGCATCGACGCAGATAAACAGCGCCGTGGAGGAGGTCACGGAGATAGCGGCTGAATCGGCGCTCGGCATGGACAAGGCGCTGGTGTCATCCCGAGGGCTGGCGGACATGTCCGCCTCCCTCACCCGGATCATCACCGAACTGAGCACTAACGGCAGCGTGTAG
- a CDS encoding methyltransferase, protein MQEWNAGALLKVSGGYWQSCALHAGIKLDVFTAIDTRSMQPEDVAARIHADPDATSRLLDALAAMGLLTKESGRFSNTDVSLRHLCKSSKNYLGYIMLHHHYLMDSWSRLDAAVLEGKPVGEQTQAREDTREAFLMGMYNNAMLQAPELVERIDLTGRRTLLDMGGGPGTYAIQFCLRNPKLTATVFDLPTTRPFAEETIARFGLSGRIEFEPGNYLETTLPRHFDVVWMSHVLHSQGYGVCREMIRKAVAALDPGGLLLIHDFYLNEHKDGPPLPALFSLNMLVRTQEGRSYSDREVRDMMEEAGLQKVRRLSYESPSQSGVLMAVKPE, encoded by the coding sequence ATGCAGGAATGGAATGCCGGCGCATTGCTCAAAGTCTCCGGAGGCTACTGGCAATCGTGCGCGCTGCATGCCGGGATCAAGCTGGACGTGTTCACGGCCATAGACACCCGCTCCATGCAGCCGGAGGACGTGGCCGCGCGCATACACGCCGACCCGGACGCCACATCGCGGCTGCTGGACGCCCTGGCTGCCATGGGGCTGCTCACCAAGGAATCGGGCAGGTTCTCCAACACGGACGTCTCCCTGCGCCATCTGTGCAAGAGCTCCAAGAACTACCTGGGCTACATCATGCTGCACCACCACTACCTCATGGACTCCTGGAGCAGGCTGGACGCCGCCGTGCTGGAAGGCAAGCCGGTGGGCGAGCAGACCCAGGCCCGAGAGGACACGCGCGAGGCTTTTCTCATGGGCATGTACAACAACGCCATGCTCCAGGCCCCGGAGCTGGTGGAGCGTATCGACCTGACCGGCCGGCGCACCTTGCTGGACATGGGCGGCGGCCCCGGCACCTACGCCATCCAGTTCTGCCTGCGCAATCCCAAGCTCACCGCCACGGTCTTCGACCTGCCCACCACCAGGCCATTCGCCGAGGAGACCATTGCCCGCTTCGGCCTATCCGGCCGCATCGAGTTCGAGCCCGGCAACTATCTGGAGACCACGCTGCCCAGGCATTTCGACGTGGTCTGGATGTCGCACGTCCTGCACAGCCAGGGGTACGGCGTCTGCCGCGAGATGATCCGCAAGGCCGTGGCCGCGCTCGACCCCGGCGGCCTGCTGCTCATCCACGACTTCTACCTGAACGAGCACAAGGACGGCCCGCCCTTGCCGGCGCTCTTCTCGCTGAACATGCTCGTGCGCACCCAGGAGGGCCGCAGCTACTCGGACCGCGAGGTGCGGGATATGATGGAGGAAGCCGGCCTGCAGAAGGTGCGCCGCCTGAGCTATGAAAGCCCGTCCCAGTCAGGCGTGCTCATGGCGGTGAAGCCGGAGTAG